From one Gemmatimonadota bacterium genomic stretch:
- a CDS encoding prephenate dehydrogenase has protein sequence MIEGGEGDAPRRVAVVGLGLMGGSVCRALRARPGRPEIAGFDRDESQGARAVEAGVVDRLEPTPEGLLRAANVVVYATPLGEAVRLMRAHAALWGPDTMVTDVVSLKAPIIREAVRGGFAGKVVGAHPICGGEASGFAAARGDLFEDATIWLCAHDEVEQGLRVRAESFWSWLGGVPRWIEAEKHDVTMAWVSHLPQLVSNALAGALDAAGYGVQDLGPGGRDMTRLAASNPEVWKDLLASSAPVTGSGLTSVSNALNVLADLLARRDVDKISEFMERTKKWRSGVS, from the coding sequence GTGATCGAAGGTGGGGAAGGGGATGCGCCTCGGCGCGTCGCGGTCGTCGGCCTCGGACTCATGGGTGGCTCCGTATGCCGCGCCCTGCGCGCACGCCCGGGTCGGCCGGAGATTGCGGGCTTCGACCGGGATGAGTCGCAGGGGGCCCGGGCCGTAGAAGCCGGTGTCGTGGATCGTCTCGAGCCGACTCCGGAGGGACTCCTTCGGGCTGCGAATGTGGTCGTGTACGCGACGCCGCTGGGAGAGGCCGTTCGCCTGATGCGGGCCCACGCCGCACTCTGGGGCCCGGACACGATGGTCACCGACGTCGTGAGCCTCAAAGCCCCGATCATCCGTGAAGCGGTCAGGGGCGGCTTCGCGGGGAAGGTCGTGGGGGCACATCCAATTTGCGGGGGCGAGGCGTCCGGCTTCGCCGCCGCTCGCGGGGATCTCTTCGAGGACGCGACGATTTGGCTGTGCGCGCACGATGAGGTCGAGCAGGGGCTCCGCGTCCGGGCCGAATCCTTCTGGTCCTGGTTGGGCGGAGTGCCGCGTTGGATCGAGGCCGAAAAACACGACGTGACCATGGCCTGGGTGTCGCACCTGCCTCAACTCGTCTCGAACGCGCTGGCGGGCGCGCTCGACGCCGCGGGGTACGGGGTCCAGGACCTCGGCCCGGGCGGACGCGACATGACCCGCCTCGCCGCTTCCAATCCCGAGGTCTGGAAGGACTTGCTGGCGTCGTCCGCGCCCGTCACCGGGTCGGGACTCACCTCCGTATCCAACGCCCTCAACGTGCTCGCGGATCTCTTGGCGCGCCGTGACGTGGATAAGATCTCGGAGTTCATGGAGAGGACCAAGAAGTGGCGATCGGGGGTTTCATGA
- the rnz gene encoding ribonuclease Z, whose translation MRVTFLGTCASRPTVGRNVSSLAVQREGQLFLFDCGEGTQRQMMRFGTGFALDHIFISHLHADHYLGIIGLLRTLALQGRTEPMHLYGPRGSAPTLDAAVNLGGNRTGFPVEITELEPGGTVTWDEFRIEALPVRHGTAALGYALREHPRAGRFDVEKARALGIPEGPLFGMLHRGQGVEVVGRRIEPEEVVGAPRPGRLVVYSGDTAPAPELVERARGADLLVHDATFSEDEASRARETYHSTALEAAQVARDAGVKRLFLTHLSARYSANATPLEKEARRLFPTAEVAYDGLSVEIGYDPDNGE comes from the coding sequence ATCCGCGTCACCTTCCTCGGAACCTGCGCTTCCCGGCCCACGGTCGGCCGAAACGTTTCGTCCCTCGCCGTTCAGCGTGAGGGTCAACTCTTCCTCTTCGATTGCGGGGAGGGCACCCAGCGCCAGATGATGCGTTTCGGAACGGGATTCGCCCTGGATCACATCTTTATCTCGCACCTTCACGCCGATCATTACCTCGGAATCATCGGCCTCCTCCGCACCCTCGCGCTTCAGGGCCGGACCGAGCCGATGCACCTCTACGGCCCTCGCGGATCGGCTCCCACCCTCGATGCCGCCGTGAATCTCGGCGGGAACCGAACGGGCTTTCCGGTGGAGATCACCGAGCTCGAGCCGGGGGGCACCGTGACCTGGGACGAGTTTCGCATCGAGGCCCTTCCCGTCAGGCACGGGACGGCGGCGTTGGGGTACGCCTTGCGCGAACATCCGAGAGCCGGGCGATTCGACGTGGAGAAGGCCCGGGCGCTCGGGATTCCGGAGGGACCGCTCTTCGGAATGCTGCACCGGGGACAAGGAGTGGAGGTGGTGGGGCGGCGGATCGAACCCGAAGAAGTCGTGGGTGCCCCCCGACCGGGGAGGCTCGTCGTCTACTCCGGAGACACCGCGCCCGCGCCGGAACTCGTCGAGCGGGCGCGCGGAGCGGATCTCCTGGTGCATGATGCGACGTTCAGCGAAGACGAAGCTTCCCGGGCCCGGGAGACCTACCACAGCACTGCCCTCGAAGCCGCTCAGGTGGCGCGCGACGCGGGGGTGAAGCGCCTCTTCCTGACCCATCTCTCGGCGCGGTATTCCGCGAATGCCACGCCCCTGGAGAAGGAGGCGCGCCGACTCTTCCCGACGGCGGAGGTCGCCTACGACGGCCTGTCGGTCGAAATCGGATATGACCCGGACAACGGGGAGTGA
- a CDS encoding CopD family protein, translating into MTVRNVRTGRGLNPRSSQRRLRLLSLFAAAPFLAAAGLPLHTALERSIPDANSVLEMATDRIVLDFTTPVDAALSRITVRGPGGTPVETGPVEYTEAGEDQIRVVFASPTAPGPYQVDWQALAPDGHVVTGTFVFLVSAPAQAQPAPGGGAGAPGAGQTEVAGSPQTDPVAAEPALSRTMDVGTRWLQLIGAALFLGIAGIRFDVLRVLGRAGALPEVRTRIRGGIWRFGWFATFLLLVALPLRLWNQTVALGGELDTSQLSHLLFQTGWGAGWWLHLTVLVLGTIGLTLASPRGLGERGWGIFAGAAVLLPLVPALQGHAWGAEGGRALAATSLYFHVAGAGLWLGGLILLVAVGMPAVRATPPAPEELGDEPSVLPTLARLVNAFSRLALLSVALVLLTGAINAWMNVGTIGNLLGSAYGRTLLLKLAVVAGALMLGFYNWRKVRPALAKRPDPGALRIPATVEAALGIGVLLVTAFLVSTAAP; encoded by the coding sequence ATGACCGTCCGAAATGTTCGCACGGGGCGCGGGCTGAATCCGCGAAGCTCTCAGCGGCGACTGCGCCTTCTCTCGCTCTTCGCCGCCGCGCCCTTTCTCGCGGCCGCGGGGCTTCCACTGCACACCGCGCTCGAACGCTCCATTCCCGATGCGAACAGCGTCCTGGAAATGGCGACGGACCGGATCGTCCTCGACTTCACCACGCCGGTGGACGCGGCCCTTTCCCGCATCACAGTACGGGGTCCGGGGGGCACGCCCGTCGAGACCGGCCCAGTGGAATACACGGAAGCGGGAGAAGACCAGATCCGGGTGGTGTTCGCTTCACCGACCGCGCCGGGCCCGTATCAGGTGGACTGGCAGGCCCTGGCGCCCGACGGACATGTGGTGACGGGGACCTTCGTCTTCCTTGTGTCGGCTCCGGCCCAAGCGCAACCGGCTCCTGGCGGGGGGGCGGGAGCCCCGGGGGCCGGTCAGACCGAGGTCGCCGGGTCCCCCCAGACCGATCCCGTTGCGGCGGAGCCCGCGCTTTCGCGCACGATGGACGTCGGAACGCGTTGGCTCCAACTGATCGGGGCGGCCCTTTTCCTGGGAATCGCGGGGATCCGCTTCGACGTGCTGCGAGTTCTCGGCCGCGCGGGTGCGCTCCCCGAGGTTCGAACCCGCATCCGAGGCGGAATCTGGCGCTTCGGCTGGTTCGCGACCTTCTTACTCCTCGTGGCCCTTCCGCTCCGATTGTGGAATCAGACCGTGGCGCTCGGCGGGGAACTGGACACTTCGCAACTCTCTCATCTCCTCTTTCAGACGGGATGGGGGGCCGGGTGGTGGCTCCATCTGACGGTGCTGGTGCTCGGAACGATCGGCCTCACCCTCGCTTCGCCGCGCGGGCTCGGAGAACGGGGTTGGGGAATCTTCGCGGGCGCGGCGGTTCTTCTTCCCCTCGTGCCTGCCCTACAGGGGCACGCATGGGGGGCCGAAGGGGGGAGGGCGCTCGCGGCGACTTCACTCTACTTCCATGTGGCGGGAGCCGGCCTCTGGCTGGGCGGCCTGATCCTCCTCGTGGCGGTCGGGATGCCGGCCGTGCGGGCGACTCCTCCGGCCCCGGAGGAGCTGGGCGACGAGCCCTCCGTCCTTCCCACCCTCGCCCGGCTGGTGAACGCCTTTTCACGGCTCGCCCTGCTCTCCGTTGCGCTCGTCCTTCTGACCGGCGCGATCAACGCGTGGATGAATGTCGGAACCATCGGAAATCTTTTGGGAAGTGCCTACGGCCGAACCCTGCTCCTCAAACTCGCGGTCGTGGCGGGCGCGCTGATGCTCGGATTCTACAACTGGAGGAAGGTGAGGCCGGCCCTTGCCAAACGCCCGGACCCGGGAGCCCTCCGAATTCCCGCGACGGTCGAGGCGGCCCTCGGGATCGGCGTACTCCTCGTAACGGCCTTCCTCGTCTCGACCGCGGCGCCCTGA
- a CDS encoding cupin domain-containing protein: MRPIEDYRRHVGMREGTHHKATLFRSDRLLLGLNCLEPGQSQAVHRHAGQDKFYLVMEGRGKFTVGRSLVEAGPGEIVWAAAEEDHGVENQSAERLVLVVGIAPAPLP, encoded by the coding sequence ATGAGACCGATTGAAGATTACCGAAGGCACGTCGGCATGCGGGAAGGGACACATCACAAGGCGACACTCTTTCGAAGCGACCGTCTCCTCCTCGGGCTCAACTGCCTCGAGCCAGGGCAATCCCAGGCGGTCCACCGGCACGCGGGGCAGGACAAATTTTACCTGGTCATGGAGGGGCGCGGGAAGTTCACGGTTGGCCGTTCCCTCGTCGAAGCCGGACCCGGGGAAATCGTCTGGGCGGCCGCGGAGGAAGACCACGGGGTGGAGAATCAGAGTGCCGAGCGCCTCGTTCTCGTGGTGGGAATCGCTCCGGCGCCTTTGCCCTGA
- a CDS encoding DUF192 domain-containing protein, with translation MGAQHTMTVVNRTRGHLLGDRIALADGFFSRLKGLLGHPELEEGEGLLILPSGGVHMYGMKYALDVLLLDQERRVVASYPELSPGSRTRMHGNARVALELPVGAIGRSGTEEGDEIEWHSQGGASGR, from the coding sequence ATGGGTGCCCAGCACACGATGACGGTCGTGAATCGGACGCGTGGACACTTGCTCGGTGACCGGATTGCGCTGGCGGACGGATTTTTCAGCCGCCTCAAGGGACTGCTCGGACATCCGGAGCTCGAGGAAGGAGAGGGACTCCTCATCCTTCCGAGCGGGGGAGTGCATATGTACGGGATGAAGTATGCGCTCGACGTCCTCCTCCTCGATCAGGAGCGGCGCGTCGTGGCTTCGTACCCGGAGCTTTCACCGGGTTCCCGGACACGAATGCACGGGAATGCCCGGGTTGCACTCGAGCTTCCGGTAGGCGCGATCGGACGGAGCGGAACGGAAGAAGGGGACGAGATCGAGTGGCACTCACAGGGGGGAGCCTCCGGGCGGTAG
- a CDS encoding type II secretion system F family protein gives MIWFVVGLTAISVTLLVLGGSQLVTQSDTRLVRRRLQSLATNGGVQEVRERRRRRAQRESLENFLEAFGARVGSNAAGKKKLRDTLLHAGFRHPSAGLIFMGTRVALAAIFLFLGIVAAAIFGVSPQNRLFMVAAGFLFGWMVPFMAVKRKMRRRQDELQRALPDALDLMVVCVEAGLGLNQALVRVGEEIDRVSSALSEEFVLVSLEIRAGTPRDDALRHLGDRTGLAEVRSFVSMLIQTDRFGTSIAHALRIHADESRTRRRQMAEEAAAKLAVKLLIPIVLFIFPSLFIVILGPAIFRIGELFGVMGGVP, from the coding sequence ATGATCTGGTTCGTCGTCGGCCTCACGGCCATTTCGGTGACGCTGCTCGTTTTGGGCGGCTCACAGCTCGTGACGCAGTCCGACACGCGTCTCGTCCGCCGGAGGCTTCAGTCTCTGGCGACCAACGGTGGCGTGCAGGAGGTGCGCGAGCGTCGTCGCCGGAGGGCCCAGCGCGAGTCGCTCGAAAACTTCCTCGAGGCTTTTGGGGCGCGCGTCGGGAGCAATGCGGCCGGGAAAAAGAAGCTCCGCGACACACTTCTCCATGCCGGATTCAGGCACCCCAGTGCCGGTCTGATCTTCATGGGGACTCGTGTAGCGCTGGCGGCCATCTTTCTTTTCCTGGGGATCGTCGCGGCCGCAATCTTCGGAGTGTCGCCACAGAACCGCCTCTTCATGGTCGCGGCGGGGTTCCTTTTCGGGTGGATGGTCCCCTTCATGGCGGTCAAGCGGAAGATGCGCCGGCGCCAGGACGAGCTCCAGCGGGCACTTCCCGACGCACTCGACCTCATGGTCGTGTGTGTCGAGGCGGGACTCGGGCTCAATCAAGCCCTGGTGCGGGTTGGGGAGGAGATCGATCGGGTGAGCAGCGCCCTTTCGGAGGAATTCGTCCTGGTTAGCCTGGAGATCCGAGCCGGAACGCCCCGGGACGACGCCCTTCGGCACCTGGGCGACCGCACCGGGCTCGCGGAGGTCCGGAGCTTCGTCTCGATGCTGATCCAGACGGATCGTTTCGGGACCTCGATCGCGCACGCACTTCGAATTCACGCGGATGAATCGCGGACACGGCGGCGCCAGATGGCGGAGGAGGCGGCAGCCAAACTCGCCGTGAAGCTCCTCATTCCGATCGTGCTTTTCATCTTCCCATCGCTTTTTATCGTGATTCTCGGCCCGGCGATCTTCCGGATCGGAGAACTTTTCGGCGTCATGGGGGGCGTTCCCTGA
- a CDS encoding type II secretion system F family protein, translating into MSELLNSRGLILAITAFIVVALGTVAIGLLWEGARRWLRAQSASRALREISAARVQKGKDDARKAGSLLRAEEGSGVPPWLEAIVVRLPHRDDLQRLLDQAGIRALSIPTILVASVGIAVVLAGIVFVLTGNLIAALPGAALGGYIPIGFLKIKRNRRFAAFEEGFPDAIDLLARAARAGHSLASGLEVVSEEGAEPIASEFRQVFEEQRFGLPIQDALLGLADRVDIVDVRILVTAVLIQRESGGNLAESLDGLSSVIRGRFRFKRDVKTKTAHGRITGLVVAAAPFVAAVGMYMVNPEYMTPMFVEPLGRMMLALGLGMMVMAFFVIRRMVDIKY; encoded by the coding sequence ATGTCAGAACTCCTGAATTCTCGCGGGCTGATCCTCGCGATCACGGCCTTCATCGTCGTCGCGCTGGGCACGGTCGCTATCGGACTCCTCTGGGAGGGAGCGCGCCGCTGGCTGCGGGCGCAGTCCGCATCCCGCGCACTCCGGGAAATCTCGGCGGCACGTGTGCAGAAGGGCAAAGATGACGCGCGAAAGGCGGGAAGCCTTCTCCGTGCGGAGGAAGGAAGTGGGGTTCCCCCTTGGCTCGAAGCGATTGTGGTCCGACTTCCCCACCGGGATGACCTCCAGCGCCTTTTGGACCAGGCGGGAATCCGTGCTCTGAGCATCCCGACGATCCTCGTGGCCTCTGTCGGTATCGCAGTGGTGCTCGCGGGGATCGTCTTCGTCCTGACCGGCAATCTCATCGCGGCGCTCCCGGGGGCAGCCCTGGGGGGATACATCCCCATCGGCTTCCTGAAGATCAAGAGGAACCGGCGCTTCGCCGCATTCGAAGAGGGATTTCCGGATGCGATCGATCTCCTGGCGCGGGCGGCGCGGGCGGGTCACTCGCTGGCATCCGGGCTCGAAGTCGTTTCCGAAGAGGGCGCCGAGCCGATTGCATCCGAGTTCCGCCAAGTCTTCGAAGAGCAGCGCTTCGGGCTTCCGATCCAGGATGCCCTCCTGGGTCTCGCGGACCGAGTGGACATCGTGGACGTGCGGATTCTCGTGACTGCGGTCCTCATCCAGCGCGAGTCCGGGGGGAACCTGGCCGAAAGCCTCGATGGGCTGTCGAGCGTGATCCGAGGCCGCTTCCGCTTCAAGCGCGACGTGAAGACGAAGACCGCCCATGGACGGATCACTGGGCTCGTCGTCGCGGCCGCGCCGTTCGTCGCGGCCGTCGGGATGTACATGGTGAACCCGGAGTACATGACCCCCATGTTCGTCGAACCGCTCGGACGGATGATGCTCGCACTCGGCCTCGGGATGATGGTGATGGCCTTTTTTGTGATTCGCCGGATGGTGGATATCAAGTACTAG
- a CDS encoding CpaF family protein — MSVFARGKTNSVSSPGHERGAVWNPSDLPAIPETLEAIWNPEGVDEEGNEGSTEFQEIKTRLHRKLLERLNLSSLSERNQEEAETEVGRIVRQMLATESAPLNMEEREKIVEQVVHEIFGLGPLEPLIKDQSISDILVNGYNSVYVERNGRLYKSSINFRDNQHLLQVIDRIVSAVGRRIDDSSPMVDARLRDGSRVNAIIPPLALDGPHISIRKFRRDVLSAEDLIRNGSISESMLTFLRAAVAARLNILISGGTGSGKTTFLNVLSDAIPANERIVTIEDSAELQLRQPHVVRLETRPPNIEGRGQVDQRQLVINALRMRPDRIVVGEVRSAEALDMLQAMNTGHDGSITTLHANSPRDALGRLETLIQMAGMSLGESAMRRQIASAIDIVIHLSRLSDGKRKVMNISEVVGMEGEVITMQDLFLFERKGVGEDGSVTGAFRARGIRPRAAERLQAVGINLEETLFSDMPARGR; from the coding sequence ATGAGCGTGTTCGCGCGCGGCAAGACGAATTCCGTGAGCAGTCCCGGGCACGAGCGCGGAGCGGTTTGGAATCCCTCCGACCTCCCCGCGATCCCGGAGACTCTCGAGGCCATCTGGAATCCGGAAGGGGTCGACGAGGAAGGGAACGAAGGCTCCACCGAATTCCAGGAAATCAAGACGAGGCTCCACCGGAAGCTTCTGGAGCGCCTGAACCTGAGCTCGCTGAGCGAGCGCAATCAGGAAGAGGCCGAGACGGAGGTCGGACGCATCGTCCGCCAGATGTTGGCGACGGAAAGCGCTCCCCTCAACATGGAGGAGCGGGAGAAAATCGTGGAGCAGGTGGTCCACGAAATCTTCGGCCTCGGCCCACTCGAACCGTTAATCAAGGACCAGTCCATCTCGGACATCCTGGTGAACGGCTACAATTCGGTGTACGTGGAGCGGAACGGTCGCCTCTACAAGTCGAGCATCAATTTTCGGGACAACCAGCACCTCCTCCAGGTAATCGACCGGATCGTGTCGGCGGTCGGCCGCCGTATCGACGACTCGTCGCCGATGGTGGACGCACGGCTTCGCGACGGCTCGCGCGTGAACGCGATCATCCCCCCGCTCGCGCTCGACGGTCCTCACATCTCGATCCGTAAGTTCCGTCGAGACGTGCTCTCAGCGGAGGATCTCATTCGAAACGGCTCGATCAGCGAGTCCATGTTGACCTTCCTGCGCGCCGCAGTGGCAGCTCGACTGAACATCCTGATCTCGGGGGGAACCGGCTCAGGGAAGACGACCTTCCTGAACGTCCTCTCCGACGCGATTCCCGCGAACGAACGAATCGTGACCATCGAGGACTCGGCGGAGCTCCAGCTCCGTCAGCCCCACGTGGTTCGGCTCGAGACCCGTCCGCCGAACATCGAAGGTCGCGGGCAGGTGGACCAGCGCCAGCTCGTCATCAATGCCCTCCGCATGCGCCCCGACCGGATCGTCGTCGGGGAGGTCCGGAGCGCCGAGGCCCTCGACATGCTTCAGGCCATGAATACCGGGCACGACGGGTCCATCACGACCCTCCACGCGAACTCGCCGCGGGACGCCCTCGGCCGCCTGGAGACGCTGATCCAGATGGCCGGAATGAGCCTCGGGGAATCCGCGATGCGCCGGCAGATCGCGTCGGCCATCGACATCGTGATCCACCTCTCCCGCCTTTCGGACGGGAAGAGGAAGGTCATGAACATTTCGGAGGTCGTCGGGATGGAGGGCGAGGTCATCACCATGCAGGACCTCTTCCTCTTCGAGAGGAAGGGCGTGGGCGAAGACGGATCCGTTACGGGAGCTTTCCGGGCACGAGGGATACGCCCGCGCGCTGCGGAACGGCTCCAGGCGGTCGGGATCAACCTGGAAGAGACACTCTTCTCCGACATGCCGGCGCGGGGCCGGTAG
- a CDS encoding AAA family ATPase produces MTNASGNGQGHGQGNGHPTGNGNGNGNGHSALISAIVSTDPEFARRLVEMFPPSADVRMALEVAEPFTSITDSHLEALRRLDPDVVFVDLESDPQIGLKFAQFLVDSALGRAIVASGSADSPEILLQAMQAGIQEFLPKPLESNRLSGVIERLQKKAGKSGRTVGNGAEVGKLLSVFSPKGGSGATTFAVNLAVAIHQLTRKRTLIVDLDLELGETALLLGMEPRFSSVDLVRNYHRVDEGLLASYIERDESGTELLSAPYQPADFHSVDGERIGMILGFLKEHYDYIVADAPKTLNPVTMNAFEASDQIYLLCTADLQSLRNVTRSLPLLKGLAGERPDNWIRPIVNRFNPSLPISVGEVERTLGMKVYHTLQNDYRPIMDSINEGRPVVLNKKSKYGEDVRKLAARITGMGPSEDEKGGFFGSLLSGKRGGQVPKDRTTRFTSQLATKGSNR; encoded by the coding sequence GTGACGAACGCATCGGGGAATGGACAGGGACACGGCCAGGGGAACGGACACCCCACCGGCAATGGAAACGGAAACGGGAACGGACACAGCGCGTTGATTAGCGCCATCGTGTCCACGGACCCGGAATTCGCACGACGGCTGGTGGAGATGTTTCCGCCCTCGGCCGACGTGCGTATGGCGCTCGAGGTGGCTGAGCCGTTCACCTCGATCACGGATTCGCACCTGGAGGCTCTACGCCGCCTCGATCCCGATGTCGTTTTTGTGGATCTCGAGTCGGATCCCCAGATCGGTCTCAAGTTCGCCCAGTTCCTCGTCGATTCGGCCCTCGGCCGCGCGATCGTGGCGTCGGGGAGCGCGGATTCGCCGGAGATCCTCCTCCAGGCGATGCAGGCGGGAATCCAGGAGTTTCTCCCGAAGCCGCTCGAATCCAACCGCCTTTCCGGCGTGATCGAACGGCTTCAGAAGAAGGCCGGGAAATCCGGACGCACGGTTGGAAATGGGGCGGAGGTCGGAAAGCTTTTGTCGGTATTCAGCCCTAAGGGCGGCTCAGGCGCAACCACCTTCGCGGTGAATCTCGCGGTCGCCATCCATCAGTTGACGCGAAAGCGCACCTTGATCGTCGACCTGGATCTCGAGCTGGGTGAGACCGCACTCCTTCTGGGAATGGAGCCGCGCTTCAGCAGCGTGGATCTGGTGCGGAACTATCACCGCGTGGACGAGGGACTCCTAGCCTCATATATCGAGCGCGACGAATCCGGCACGGAGCTCCTCTCGGCTCCATATCAGCCGGCGGATTTCCACAGTGTGGACGGCGAAAGGATCGGGATGATCCTCGGCTTCCTCAAGGAGCATTACGACTACATCGTCGCGGACGCCCCGAAGACGCTGAATCCGGTCACCATGAACGCCTTCGAGGCGTCGGACCAGATCTACCTACTTTGCACGGCGGATCTCCAGTCGCTTCGGAACGTCACCCGGTCGCTTCCCCTTCTGAAGGGACTCGCCGGGGAACGACCCGATAACTGGATCCGTCCCATCGTGAACCGCTTCAACCCCTCCCTCCCCATCAGCGTGGGCGAAGTGGAGCGGACGCTGGGAATGAAGGTCTACCACACTCTCCAGAACGACTACCGCCCGATCATGGATTCGATCAACGAAGGGCGGCCCGTCGTGCTGAACAAGAAGTCGAAATATGGAGAGGACGTCCGAAAGCTTGCCGCGCGGATTACCGGGATGGGGCCCTCCGAAGACGAGAAAGGCGGTTTCTTCGGTAGCCTGTTGAGTGGGAAGCGCGGCGGCCAGGTCCCAAAGGACCGAACGACCCGATTCACTTCGCAGCTCGCAACCAAGGGTAGCAACCGATGA
- a CDS encoding type II and III secretion system protein family protein, with translation MQQLTVARGNSIVVAHPVILQRILIGDPAIADVVPVSAQEIVVNGVTPGTTTLLFWDINGVRTSYSVRVTRDAASLQSEFTRVFPDESFEVTAVGNTLILSGETMNSVAAARAFALATSLEGDAQVVDYIQVPDRGQVLLQVRFAEVSRNAIRDLGAHIVRVDPFNLRGDDEGILSPGGVVPPSGNLLNDPPGPDQTFSDAVNFFLFHKQSNVSALIQALQTEGSFKSLAEPNLMTLPGETASFLAGGEFPFPVVQGGAAAGGVSIEFREFGIRLSFTPEITNAGAIRMSVQPEVSTLDFSGGLEISGFQIPVLLSRRASTVVEIQEGQTFAIAGLLDHQMTESVRKIPILGDIPILGALFRSTAVQQSETELLVLVTPFLVGPDALVPEIPTGEPGTWDWMRFMRDPAEESEQDVEVESTVDEVNDATNDR, from the coding sequence ATGCAGCAGCTGACCGTGGCGAGAGGAAACTCCATCGTGGTCGCGCATCCGGTCATTCTCCAGAGAATACTGATCGGGGATCCCGCAATCGCGGATGTGGTCCCCGTTTCCGCCCAGGAGATTGTGGTGAACGGGGTTACCCCCGGCACGACGACGCTTCTCTTCTGGGACATCAACGGCGTCCGCACGAGCTACTCAGTGCGAGTCACCAGGGATGCGGCGAGCCTTCAGAGCGAGTTCACCCGGGTTTTCCCGGACGAGTCGTTCGAAGTGACCGCGGTCGGAAACACCCTGATTCTCTCCGGCGAGACCATGAATTCGGTCGCGGCTGCGCGCGCTTTCGCGCTGGCCACGAGCCTGGAGGGCGACGCGCAGGTGGTGGACTACATCCAGGTCCCGGACCGAGGACAGGTGCTCCTGCAGGTTCGCTTCGCGGAAGTGAGTCGAAACGCCATTCGCGACCTCGGCGCGCACATCGTGCGGGTCGATCCATTCAACCTCCGCGGGGACGATGAGGGGATCCTCTCGCCGGGGGGCGTCGTGCCGCCCAGCGGGAACCTTCTGAACGACCCTCCGGGGCCCGACCAGACGTTCTCCGACGCGGTCAACTTTTTCCTCTTCCACAAGCAGTCGAATGTCTCCGCGCTGATCCAAGCGCTCCAGACGGAGGGGAGTTTCAAGAGTCTCGCCGAGCCGAACCTCATGACCCTTCCGGGCGAGACGGCCTCCTTCCTGGCGGGTGGGGAGTTCCCCTTCCCGGTCGTGCAGGGGGGCGCCGCAGCCGGTGGTGTGAGTATCGAATTCCGCGAATTCGGGATCCGGTTGAGCTTCACGCCCGAAATCACGAACGCGGGCGCCATTCGGATGTCGGTCCAGCCCGAGGTCTCGACCCTCGACTTTTCGGGCGGTCTCGAGATCTCGGGGTTCCAGATCCCTGTCCTCCTCTCCCGCCGTGCGAGCACGGTGGTCGAGATCCAGGAAGGGCAGACGTTCGCGATCGCTGGACTCCTGGATCACCAGATGACCGAGAGCGTGAGGAAGATCCCGATCCTCGGAGACATTCCGATCCTGGGTGCGCTTTTCCGCTCCACCGCGGTGCAGCAGTCCGAGACCGAGCTACTCGTTCTCGTGACGCCTTTCCTGGTTGGTCCGGATGCCCTAGTGCCGGAGATTCCGACTGGTGAGCCCGGCACCTGGGATTGGATGCGCTTCATGCGAGATCCGGCCGAGGAGAGCGAACAGGATGTGGAGGTCGAATCTACCGTGGACGAAGTGAACGACGCGACGAACGACCGCTGA